One stretch of Micromonospora echinospora DNA includes these proteins:
- a CDS encoding ABC transporter ATP-binding protein, producing the protein MSGEPAAVEARDLSRRYGAVWALRECSFALPANRVVALVGANGAGKSTLLSIIAGTLAATSGTVLVHGRPMVRGGSVDGGSRVAILAQDKPLYRDFTVSDMLRFGRSTNRVWDQRRALSWLDRFAVPLDRRCGKLSGGQRAQVALAVALGSRPAVLLLDEPLANLDPLARVEVTGELLAEVADDDMTVVLSTHIVAELSGVGDHLLLLDAGRPVLTGDVEELLDSHVRLTGPRADQPPGPGVVVQAQHTGRQSTFVLRRPAAPAAHAVVAPGWTARPITLDELILTHLRASAAAPHERKAVA; encoded by the coding sequence GTGAGCGGCGAGCCGGCCGCCGTCGAGGCGCGTGACCTGAGCCGGCGCTACGGCGCCGTGTGGGCGCTCCGGGAGTGCTCGTTCGCACTGCCCGCCAACCGGGTCGTCGCGCTGGTCGGCGCGAACGGCGCGGGCAAGTCCACGCTGCTGAGCATCATCGCCGGCACCCTGGCGGCCACCAGCGGCACGGTGCTTGTGCATGGCCGGCCGATGGTGCGGGGCGGATCCGTCGACGGCGGCAGCCGGGTGGCGATCCTGGCCCAGGACAAGCCGCTCTACCGCGACTTCACCGTGTCGGACATGCTCCGCTTCGGCCGCTCGACGAACCGCGTGTGGGACCAGCGGCGGGCGCTGTCGTGGCTCGACCGCTTCGCCGTCCCGCTGGACCGGCGCTGCGGCAAGCTGTCCGGCGGGCAGCGGGCGCAGGTCGCGCTGGCGGTCGCGCTCGGCTCCCGCCCCGCGGTGCTGCTCCTGGACGAACCCCTCGCGAACCTGGATCCGCTGGCCCGCGTCGAGGTGACAGGCGAGCTGCTGGCGGAGGTCGCCGACGACGACATGACAGTCGTGCTGTCGACCCACATCGTCGCCGAGCTGAGCGGCGTCGGTGACCACCTGCTGCTGCTCGACGCCGGTCGGCCCGTCCTCACCGGCGACGTCGAGGAGCTGCTCGACAGTCACGTCCGGCTGACCGGGCCCCGGGCCGACCAGCCACCCGGGCCGGGCGTGGTCGTCCAGGCGCAGCACACCGGCCGCCAGTCCACCTTCGTCCTCAGGCGGCCGGCGGCACCGGCGGCGCACGCGGTAGTGGCGCCCGGCTGGACCGCCCGGCCCATCACCCTGGACGAGCTGATCCTGACCCACCTCAGAGCGTCGGCCGCCGCGCCGCACGAGCGGAAGGCAGTCGCATGA
- a CDS encoding AI-2E family transporter, whose amino-acid sequence MDADGSEPTRPAPTTGPRQTWAGLPWPVRTAVTWSACLLVVTAGLWLLGQIAVLLAPLAVALAGTLFLAALLDPVLVRLRRLRVPAGLAALFSILLLLGILGGAGVLVWNLTASQFSELSQQLDEGLQRTRDFVTSSLPVTDQQLDRLVEQIRQGLSSGTPDPVAGARKVAEVAGAILLALVLLFFLLKDGRSMWHWVLRRLTGPRRELTAEAGRAGWRTLGAYSRGTMIIAAIDALGIGLALVVLRVPLALPLALITFLGGFVPIIGATVAGAVAVLVALAANGPTTALLTLAAVIAVQQIEGNLLEPLVMRRQVQLHPAVILVVVTAGTLVAGVAGAFVSVPIAAVLWRVLDTVQQHRAAAAKRAIGPGPAAEPGRTAEATG is encoded by the coding sequence GTGGACGCTGATGGATCCGAGCCGACGCGGCCGGCACCGACGACCGGCCCGCGGCAGACCTGGGCGGGACTGCCCTGGCCGGTGCGGACCGCTGTCACCTGGAGCGCCTGCCTCCTGGTGGTGACCGCCGGGCTGTGGCTGCTCGGGCAGATCGCGGTGCTGCTCGCGCCGCTGGCGGTTGCGCTGGCCGGCACGCTGTTCCTCGCCGCGCTGCTCGACCCGGTGCTGGTACGCCTGCGCCGGCTGCGGGTGCCGGCCGGGCTCGCCGCCCTGTTCAGCATCCTGCTGTTGCTCGGCATCCTGGGCGGTGCCGGTGTCCTGGTCTGGAATCTCACCGCGAGCCAGTTCAGCGAGCTGAGCCAGCAGCTCGACGAAGGGCTGCAGCGCACCCGCGACTTCGTCACCTCCAGCCTGCCGGTCACCGACCAGCAGCTCGACCGGCTGGTGGAGCAGATCCGGCAGGGCCTGAGCAGCGGCACTCCCGACCCGGTGGCCGGTGCGCGCAAGGTCGCCGAGGTGGCCGGCGCGATCCTGCTCGCGCTGGTGCTGCTGTTCTTCCTGCTCAAGGACGGCCGCTCGATGTGGCATTGGGTGTTGCGCCGGCTGACCGGCCCGCGCCGGGAGCTGACCGCCGAGGCGGGCCGCGCAGGCTGGCGGACGCTCGGCGCATACAGCCGGGGCACGATGATCATCGCGGCGATCGACGCCCTCGGCATCGGGCTGGCGCTGGTCGTGTTGCGTGTCCCGCTGGCCCTGCCGCTCGCCCTGATCACGTTCCTCGGCGGCTTCGTGCCGATCATCGGCGCCACGGTGGCCGGCGCGGTGGCGGTACTGGTCGCGCTGGCCGCGAACGGCCCCACTACCGCCCTGCTCACGCTCGCCGCCGTGATCGCCGTCCAGCAGATCGAGGGCAACCTGCTGGAACCACTGGTGATGCGGCGGCAGGTGCAGCTGCACCCGGCCGTCATCCTGGTGGTGGTCACCGCCGGCACGTTGGTAGCCGGGGTGGCCGGTGCGTTCGTGTCGGTGCCGATCGCGGCGGTGCTCTGGCGGGTGCTGGACACCGTGCAGCAACACCGCGCCGCCGCGGCGAAGCGCGCAATCGGTCCCGGCCCGGCTGCCGAACCCGGCCGCACCGCCGAAGCCACCGGCTGA
- a CDS encoding ABC transporter permease, which translates to MSPVGQLSAPTNRRNDPGYAGGVRGLLWLTWRQHRWTVIGTLVLAAVLVGWMTYLSVELTSLWHQCHETFCAEESPQGRRLGGSSSLVLTLAVLSQVVQWMPLLIGVFVGVPVLTREHEQRTLLLAWSQDVSPQRWLWTRLALLGLFVAAVTSAVAGVSDHLERLQARVAPVSLFEYGPFLNTAMLPAVISLCWFAVGVALGAAIKRTLPAVFGVVVGFVGLTYLVRWRYPTLMEPLTVHRVIGGPGVGVLRDNALVVDGGMIDYGIDGPSGAFDPSGRELSGVELQRLCPPDNGSGRTIACFAEHNLQQHLQYQPGSRIPEFHLIVAGGYLGLTALALLVVWWIVRRTDLSAG; encoded by the coding sequence ATGAGCCCGGTCGGCCAGCTGTCCGCACCCACGAACCGACGGAACGACCCCGGGTACGCCGGGGGCGTACGCGGTCTGCTCTGGCTGACCTGGCGTCAGCACCGCTGGACGGTGATCGGCACGCTGGTCCTGGCCGCGGTCCTGGTGGGCTGGATGACCTACCTGTCCGTGGAGCTGACGAGCCTGTGGCACCAGTGTCACGAGACCTTCTGCGCGGAGGAGTCGCCACAGGGCCGGCGGCTCGGCGGCTCCTCCAGCCTGGTTCTCACCCTGGCCGTCCTGTCGCAGGTGGTGCAGTGGATGCCGCTGCTGATCGGCGTGTTCGTCGGCGTCCCGGTGCTGACCAGGGAACACGAGCAGCGCACCCTGCTGCTGGCCTGGAGCCAGGACGTCTCCCCGCAGCGGTGGCTCTGGACCCGGCTGGCCCTGCTCGGCCTGTTCGTGGCGGCGGTGACCTCGGCCGTCGCCGGTGTCAGCGACCACCTGGAGCGGCTCCAGGCCCGGGTCGCCCCGGTGAGCCTGTTCGAGTACGGGCCGTTCCTCAACACCGCGATGCTTCCGGCCGTGATCAGCCTCTGCTGGTTCGCGGTCGGCGTCGCGCTCGGCGCTGCGATCAAACGCACGCTCCCGGCCGTGTTCGGCGTGGTCGTGGGCTTCGTCGGCCTGACCTATCTCGTCCGGTGGCGCTACCCCACGCTGATGGAGCCGCTGACCGTGCACCGCGTCATCGGCGGGCCGGGCGTGGGTGTGCTGCGTGACAACGCCCTGGTCGTCGACGGCGGCATGATCGACTACGGAATCGACGGGCCGTCCGGCGCGTTCGACCCCTCCGGGCGTGAGCTCAGCGGAGTCGAGCTGCAACGCCTCTGCCCGCCCGACAACGGCAGTGGCCGGACGATCGCATGCTTCGCCGAGCACAACCTTCAGCAGCACCTCCAGTACCAGCCGGGCAGCCGGATCCCCGAGTTCCACCTGATCGTCGCCGGCGGCTATCTGGGTCTCACCGCGCTGGCGCTTCTCGTCGTCTGGTGGATCGTCCGCCGCACCGACCTCAGCGCGGGCTGA
- a CDS encoding thioredoxin family protein, whose translation MPQDTGTGRLTPVTDDTFAATVLAADRPVVVDFWAEWCPPCRVVSKHLVELADEFGDALRFVTLNTDENPATTRAHRIMSAPTMLVFRDGEVVGSIVGSRPKDHLRRSFARHLDG comes from the coding sequence ATGCCTCAGGACACGGGGACCGGCCGACTGACCCCGGTCACCGACGACACCTTCGCGGCCACCGTGCTGGCCGCCGACCGGCCGGTGGTGGTCGACTTCTGGGCCGAGTGGTGCCCGCCGTGCCGGGTGGTGTCGAAGCACCTGGTCGAGCTGGCCGACGAGTTCGGCGACGCGCTGCGCTTCGTCACCCTCAACACCGACGAGAACCCGGCGACCACCCGCGCCCACCGGATCATGTCCGCGCCGACGATGCTGGTGTTCCGGGACGGCGAGGTGGTCGGTTCGATCGTCGGCTCCCGCCCCAAGGACCACCTGCGGCGCAGTTTCGCCCGCCACCTGGACGGTTGA
- a CDS encoding antitoxin: protein MSDFMDKAKDFADKHDKQVDQGIEKAGDAADKRTGGKYDNQIDKGVDAAQQRTGDGDTGR from the coding sequence ATGAGTGACTTCATGGACAAGGCGAAGGACTTCGCCGACAAGCATGACAAGCAGGTCGACCAGGGCATCGAGAAGGCTGGCGACGCGGCCGACAAGCGCACCGGCGGCAAGTACGACAACCAGATCGACAAGGGCGTCGACGCGGCGCAGCAGCGGACCGGCGACGGCGACACCGGCCGCTGA
- a CDS encoding GntR family transcriptional regulator, with protein MINFHVDRSSSVPAYAQLVRQVREALRIGTLRPGDQLPTVRSVVTSCTVNPTTVLKAYRELELSGLVEARQGAGTFVSGTLGHADPHVMARLRGSLARWLGQAREAGLEDEDVQALLASVIAENATPAKRENAEGAA; from the coding sequence GTGATCAACTTTCATGTCGACCGGTCCAGCAGCGTCCCCGCGTACGCCCAGCTGGTGCGGCAGGTCCGTGAGGCGCTGCGGATCGGGACGCTGCGGCCCGGAGACCAGCTCCCCACCGTGCGCAGCGTGGTGACCTCGTGCACCGTCAACCCGACCACAGTGCTCAAGGCCTACCGGGAGCTGGAGCTGTCCGGCCTGGTGGAGGCGAGGCAGGGGGCGGGCACGTTCGTCAGCGGAACGCTCGGGCACGCCGATCCCCACGTCATGGCCCGCCTGCGCGGCAGCCTGGCCCGGTGGCTCGGCCAGGCCCGCGAGGCCGGTCTGGAGGACGAGGACGTCCAGGCGCTGCTCGCCTCGGTGATCGCGGAGAACGCGACACCCGCGAAGAGAGAGAACGCGGAGGGCGCGGCGTGA
- a CDS encoding MerR family transcriptional regulator: protein MRIGELARRAGTSTRTLRYYETHGLVRSGRSANGYRVYDEAELRVVREIRSLLAIGFGLDDIRPFVACLRAGNDSGDVCPDSVAVLRRKLAEVDDYLDRLGDVRRRLHDQLAHAIAQREETCLRTRGPAD from the coding sequence ATGCGGATCGGGGAGCTGGCGCGGCGGGCCGGTACGAGCACCCGCACCCTGCGCTACTACGAAACTCACGGCCTGGTCCGGTCGGGCCGGTCCGCCAACGGGTACCGGGTCTACGACGAGGCGGAACTGCGCGTCGTCCGCGAGATCCGGTCCCTGCTGGCGATCGGTTTCGGCCTGGACGACATCCGTCCGTTCGTCGCCTGCCTGCGTGCCGGTAACGACTCCGGTGACGTCTGCCCCGATTCGGTGGCGGTGCTGCGGCGCAAGCTCGCCGAGGTGGACGACTACCTCGACCGGCTCGGCGACGTCCGCCGCCGGCTGCACGACCAGCTCGCCCACGCGATCGCCCAACGGGAGGAAACATGCCTCAGGACACGGGGACCGGCCGACTGA
- a CDS encoding glycoside hydrolase family 65 protein has protein sequence MIRERAYPVEPWHVREVRLDMDVLAQSESVFALSNGHIGLRGNLDEGEPHGLPGTYLNSFYELRPLPYAEAGFGFPESGQTIVNVTNGKLIRLLVDDEPLDVRYGEVLAHERVLDLRAGTLQRDLHWRSPAGQEVKVRTTRLVSFTQRSVAAIHYEVEPVNGPLRLILQSELVANESLPPQSRDPRVAAVLESPLQAEEELTTDDGGLLIHRTKVSGLRVAAAMGHDVHGPERTTIESEGYEDWVRTTIGCVLKPGEKLHVIKYLTYGWSSRRSLPALRDQVGAALAAARLDGWDGLRRAQREYLDAFWDAADVRVEGDPEVQQAVRFGLFHVLQAGARAERRPISAKGLTGPGYDGHAFWDTEMFVLPVLTYTQPGAVRDALQWRYATLAQAQERARTLNLDGAAFPWRTIEGPESSAYWPAGTAAFHIAADVADALRRYVLVTGDETLEREIGLELLVETARLWRSLGHHDRAGRFHIDGVTGPDEYTAVKNDNVYTNLMAQRNLRTAADCAMRYRDQALDLGVTEEEAAAWRDAANDMHVPYDAETEVHEQVEGFTRFQEWDFQHTPPEKYPLLLHYPYFDLYRKQVVKQADLVLAMHWRGDAFSTAEKLRNFVYYERRTVRDSSLSACTQAVLAAEVGFLELAHRYLREAALMDLHDLNENTRDGVHMASLAGAWIALVAGFGGLRDHDGTLSFAPRLSSRLSRLEFSLQWRGMRLRVDVRPHQTTYSLRNGGPDTVVELRHHGEPLRITSAQPVTVPIPPEHPSEPQPEQPQGRAPLMHLPERM, from the coding sequence GTGATCCGGGAACGGGCGTACCCGGTCGAGCCCTGGCACGTCCGGGAGGTACGGCTCGACATGGACGTGCTGGCCCAGTCCGAGTCGGTGTTCGCACTCTCCAACGGGCACATCGGGCTGCGCGGCAACCTCGACGAGGGCGAGCCGCACGGCCTGCCCGGCACCTACCTGAACTCCTTCTACGAGCTGCGCCCGCTGCCGTACGCGGAAGCCGGCTTCGGCTTCCCCGAGTCCGGGCAGACCATCGTCAACGTCACGAACGGCAAGCTGATCCGGCTGCTCGTGGACGACGAACCACTCGACGTCCGCTACGGCGAGGTGCTCGCCCACGAGCGGGTCCTCGACCTGCGCGCCGGGACGCTCCAGCGGGACCTGCACTGGCGCTCCCCGGCCGGGCAAGAGGTCAAGGTCCGCACCACCCGGCTGGTGTCGTTCACCCAGCGTTCGGTCGCCGCCATCCACTACGAGGTGGAGCCGGTCAACGGGCCGCTGCGGCTGATCCTCCAGTCCGAGCTGGTCGCCAACGAGTCGCTGCCGCCGCAGAGCCGCGACCCCCGGGTGGCAGCCGTGCTGGAGTCGCCGTTGCAGGCCGAGGAGGAGCTGACCACCGACGACGGCGGCCTGCTCATCCACCGGACCAAGGTCAGCGGCCTGCGGGTCGCCGCCGCCATGGGCCACGACGTGCACGGCCCCGAACGCACCACGATCGAGAGCGAGGGGTACGAGGACTGGGTCCGCACCACCATCGGCTGCGTGCTCAAGCCCGGCGAGAAGCTGCACGTGATCAAGTACCTGACGTACGGCTGGTCCAGCCGCCGGTCGCTGCCGGCGCTGCGCGACCAGGTCGGCGCGGCGCTGGCCGCGGCCCGGCTCGACGGCTGGGACGGGCTGCGCCGGGCCCAGCGGGAATACCTGGACGCGTTCTGGGACGCCGCCGACGTGCGGGTCGAGGGCGACCCGGAGGTGCAGCAGGCCGTTCGCTTCGGCCTCTTCCACGTGCTCCAGGCCGGCGCCCGCGCGGAACGGCGGCCGATCTCGGCCAAGGGCCTCACCGGTCCCGGGTACGACGGCCACGCGTTCTGGGACACCGAGATGTTCGTGCTGCCGGTGCTCACGTACACCCAGCCCGGCGCGGTGCGCGACGCGCTGCAGTGGCGGTACGCCACGCTCGCCCAGGCCCAGGAGCGGGCCCGCACGCTGAACCTCGACGGTGCCGCCTTCCCGTGGCGCACCATCGAAGGGCCGGAGTCGTCGGCGTACTGGCCGGCCGGGACCGCCGCGTTCCACATCGCCGCCGACGTCGCCGACGCGCTGCGCCGCTACGTGCTGGTGACCGGCGACGAGACGCTGGAACGCGAGATCGGGCTGGAACTGCTTGTCGAAACCGCCCGGCTGTGGCGCTCGCTCGGCCACCACGACCGCGCCGGACGGTTCCACATCGACGGCGTGACCGGCCCCGACGAGTACACGGCGGTGAAGAACGACAACGTCTACACCAACCTGATGGCGCAGCGGAACCTGCGTACCGCCGCGGACTGCGCGATGCGCTACCGGGACCAGGCCCTCGACCTCGGCGTCACCGAGGAGGAGGCCGCCGCCTGGCGGGACGCCGCGAACGACATGCACGTGCCGTACGACGCCGAGACCGAGGTGCACGAGCAGGTCGAGGGGTTCACCCGGTTCCAGGAGTGGGACTTCCAGCACACGCCGCCGGAGAAGTACCCGCTGCTGCTGCACTACCCGTACTTCGACCTCTACCGCAAGCAGGTCGTCAAGCAGGCCGACCTGGTGCTCGCCATGCACTGGCGGGGCGACGCCTTCAGCACCGCCGAGAAGCTGCGCAACTTCGTCTACTACGAGCGGCGCACCGTACGCGACTCGTCGTTGAGCGCCTGCACCCAGGCGGTGCTCGCCGCCGAGGTCGGCTTCCTCGAACTGGCCCACCGCTACCTGCGCGAGGCCGCGCTGATGGACCTGCACGACCTGAACGAGAACACCCGCGACGGCGTGCACATGGCATCCCTGGCCGGCGCCTGGATCGCGCTCGTCGCCGGATTCGGCGGGCTGCGGGACCACGACGGGACGCTCTCCTTCGCGCCCCGGCTCTCCAGCCGCCTCAGCCGGCTGGAGTTCTCGCTCCAGTGGCGCGGGATGCGACTACGCGTCGACGTGCGGCCGCACCAGACGACGTACTCGCTGCGCAACGGCGGCCCGGACACGGTGGTGGAGCTGCGGCATCACGGCGAGCCGCTGCGGATCACCTCGGCGCAGCCGGTCACCGTGCCGATCCCGCCCGAGCACCCGAGCGAGCCGCAGCCGGAGCAGCCGCAGGGCCGCGCGCCGCTGATGCACCTGCCGGAACGCATGTAG
- a CDS encoding HAD family hydrolase, with translation MLGLPAHVSACLFDLDGVLTQTAKVHNAAWAETFDAYLRRRSVETGEPFQPFDPGPDYNRYVDGRPRADGVRTFLTSRGITLPEGSPDDPPEADTVNGLGNRKNVVLLQHIEQHGVEAYEGSVRYLEAATAAGLRRAVVSASANCAAVVHAAGLDHWLEARVDGVIARANGLRGKPDPDTFLEGARLLGVEPSQAAVFEDALAGVAAGRAGGFGYVIGVDRVGQADELLAHGADVVVTDLAELLAAEPAA, from the coding sequence ATGCTGGGCCTCCCCGCGCACGTGAGCGCGTGTCTCTTCGATCTGGACGGTGTGCTGACGCAGACCGCCAAAGTGCACAACGCCGCCTGGGCGGAGACGTTCGACGCGTACCTGCGGCGACGGTCCGTCGAAACCGGCGAGCCGTTCCAACCGTTCGACCCCGGACCGGACTACAACCGTTACGTGGACGGCAGACCGCGCGCCGACGGGGTGCGCACATTCCTGACCTCGCGCGGCATCACCCTGCCCGAGGGCTCGCCCGACGACCCGCCCGAGGCGGACACCGTCAACGGCCTCGGCAACCGCAAGAACGTCGTCCTGCTCCAGCACATCGAGCAGCACGGCGTCGAGGCGTACGAGGGCTCGGTGCGCTACCTGGAGGCAGCCACCGCGGCCGGGCTGCGGCGCGCGGTCGTCTCGGCCAGCGCCAACTGCGCCGCCGTGGTGCACGCCGCCGGGCTGGACCACTGGCTGGAGGCGCGGGTCGACGGCGTGATCGCCCGCGCGAACGGGCTGCGCGGCAAACCGGACCCGGACACCTTCCTGGAAGGCGCGCGGCTGCTCGGCGTCGAACCGTCGCAGGCCGCCGTCTTCGAGGACGCCCTCGCCGGCGTGGCCGCCGGACGGGCCGGCGGATTCGGGTACGTGATCGGCGTCGACCGCGTCGGCCAGGCCGACGAGCTGCTGGCGCACGGCGCCGACGTGGTGGTCACCGACCTCGCCGAACTGCTCGCAGCGGAGCCGGCCGCGTGA
- a CDS encoding dienelactone hydrolase family protein, which produces MREVSVPVVDGGLVGDVSVPGNAGGMVLFAHGSGSSRHSPRNMAVGRALNERGLATVLVDLLTADEEARDEVTAELRFDIGMLAERLAGIVDWMGADPELGQLPVGLFGASTGAAAALVAAATRPDRVGAVVSRGGRPDLAGSSLTGVRAPTLLLVGGLDEQVIVLNEQARDALGEVAELRIVPGATHLFEEPGTLEQVAEQAGTWFTTHLRQPHPA; this is translated from the coding sequence ATGCGTGAGGTTTCGGTGCCTGTGGTGGACGGAGGGCTCGTCGGGGATGTCAGCGTGCCCGGCAACGCCGGTGGGATGGTGCTGTTCGCGCACGGGAGCGGCAGCTCGCGGCACAGCCCGCGCAACATGGCCGTCGGGCGCGCGCTCAACGAGCGTGGGCTGGCCACCGTGCTGGTCGACCTGCTGACCGCCGACGAGGAGGCGCGGGACGAGGTCACCGCCGAGCTGCGCTTCGACATCGGCATGCTGGCCGAGCGCCTGGCCGGGATCGTCGACTGGATGGGCGCCGACCCGGAGCTGGGGCAGCTCCCGGTCGGGCTGTTCGGGGCCAGCACCGGCGCCGCCGCCGCCCTGGTCGCCGCGGCGACCCGGCCGGACCGGGTGGGCGCGGTGGTCTCCCGGGGCGGCCGGCCCGACCTGGCCGGCAGCTCACTGACCGGGGTACGCGCACCGACGCTGCTGCTCGTCGGCGGCCTGGACGAGCAGGTGATCGTGCTCAACGAGCAGGCCCGGGACGCGCTCGGCGAGGTGGCGGAGCTGCGGATCGTGCCCGGCGCCACGCACCTGTTCGAGGAGCCCGGCACGCTGGAGCAGGTGGCCGAACAGGCCGGCACCTGGTTCACCACCCACCTGCGCCAGCCGCACCCTGCCTGA
- a CDS encoding sulfotransferase family protein, translating into MPSPSPVFVAGTGRSGTSRIADVIGQHPLIHRIPMETKFLVEPGGLRDLADALTERYDPIVGEDALHRLSDFLTVRVPGRRDDRGKTVPELVGERRYRDAVHQLWPQVIAHAFEEPAPAAGFGDGDRPAGPFGPVSRRRVVPRYFRDRAELIAVLRGLVETLFGGAAADAGKPTWCEKTPFNLFAMDFLWELVPEATIVHIKRHPVSVLASHLAQSWAPSAVDGALAYLVPIYDRWLTWRNATDLTSRRYVEVKAEDLAADWAGQRRALFERLGVEDAVTALTFQADKLAHRDDQFDAGTRAYVERELGEIIPAMGYE; encoded by the coding sequence ATGCCGTCCCCCTCACCGGTCTTCGTCGCGGGCACTGGCCGTTCCGGCACGTCGCGGATCGCCGACGTCATCGGCCAGCACCCGCTGATCCACCGGATCCCGATGGAGACCAAGTTCCTCGTCGAACCGGGTGGCCTGCGGGACCTGGCCGACGCGCTCACCGAACGGTACGACCCCATCGTCGGTGAGGACGCCCTGCACCGGCTGAGCGACTTCCTCACCGTACGGGTGCCCGGACGGCGTGACGATCGTGGCAAGACCGTGCCCGAGCTGGTCGGCGAACGGCGCTACCGGGACGCCGTACACCAGCTCTGGCCGCAGGTGATCGCGCACGCCTTCGAGGAGCCCGCGCCCGCGGCGGGCTTCGGCGACGGCGACCGGCCCGCCGGGCCGTTCGGGCCGGTCAGCCGCCGACGGGTCGTCCCGAGGTATTTCCGTGACCGGGCCGAGTTGATCGCCGTTCTGCGCGGCCTGGTCGAGACGCTGTTCGGCGGGGCGGCGGCCGACGCGGGCAAGCCGACCTGGTGCGAGAAGACGCCGTTCAACCTCTTCGCCATGGACTTCCTCTGGGAGTTGGTCCCCGAGGCGACGATCGTGCACATCAAGCGTCACCCGGTCTCGGTGCTCGCCTCCCACCTCGCCCAGTCATGGGCGCCGTCCGCCGTCGACGGTGCGCTGGCCTACCTCGTGCCTATCTACGACCGGTGGCTGACCTGGAGGAACGCGACCGACCTGACGAGCAGGCGGTACGTCGAGGTGAAGGCGGAGGACCTGGCGGCCGACTGGGCCGGGCAGCGGCGCGCCCTGTTCGAACGGCTCGGCGTCGAGGACGCCGTCACTGCGTTGACGTTCCAGGCGGACAAGCTGGCGCACCGCGACGACCAGTTCGACGCCGGCACCCGCGCTTACGTCGAGCGGGAACTGGGCGAGATCATCCCCGCGATGGGATACGAGTGA
- a CDS encoding DUF4442 domain-containing protein, which produces MSIDSRQVAAGLLDAVPFARTLGIEFVEVAPEAEGGVRVVARLPDIAAHHNHLGGPHAGAMFTLGESASGAVVLVAFGHVLDRAVPLPVTASVHFRKIAMGPVLATARLGGVPAEVLAELDAGQRPEFPVEVEVHTEDGTLTSSLTVIWTLRPNR; this is translated from the coding sequence ATGAGCATCGACTCTCGCCAGGTGGCGGCCGGTCTCCTCGACGCCGTGCCGTTCGCCCGCACGCTCGGGATCGAGTTCGTCGAGGTGGCGCCCGAGGCCGAGGGCGGGGTCCGTGTCGTGGCCCGGCTCCCCGACATCGCGGCGCACCACAACCACCTCGGCGGCCCGCACGCCGGGGCCATGTTCACGCTGGGGGAGAGCGCCTCGGGCGCGGTCGTCCTGGTCGCATTCGGGCACGTCCTCGACCGGGCCGTACCCCTGCCGGTGACCGCTTCCGTGCACTTCCGCAAGATCGCGATGGGGCCGGTGCTGGCGACCGCGCGACTCGGCGGCGTACCCGCCGAAGTGCTGGCCGAGCTGGACGCCGGGCAGCGGCCCGAGTTCCCGGTCGAGGTCGAGGTGCACACCGAGGACGGCACGCTCACCTCCTCGCTCACCGTGATCTGGACGCTGCGTCCGAACCGCTGA